The Erythrobacter sp. JK5 genome includes a region encoding these proteins:
- a CDS encoding MerR family transcriptional regulator: MADFEDGKDEGALRTIGEVSDGLGIKPHVLRYWEQQFSLLNPLKRSGGRRYYRPDDVALVERIDQLVNQEGYTLKGAEAVLRSSGAPGSDRRQADRREGDRRATADPDGAPGQARAAPVRDLGDAIARLKSIRSRLARAIEA; this comes from the coding sequence ATGGCTGACTTCGAAGACGGCAAGGACGAAGGCGCACTGCGCACGATCGGCGAAGTCAGCGATGGTCTCGGCATCAAGCCGCATGTGCTGCGTTATTGGGAACAGCAGTTTTCGCTGCTCAACCCGCTCAAGCGCAGTGGCGGGCGGCGCTATTACCGGCCCGATGACGTGGCACTGGTCGAACGCATCGATCAGCTTGTGAATCAGGAAGGCTACACGTTGAAGGGTGCCGAAGCGGTTCTGCGTTCCTCCGGGGCGCCGGGCAGCGACCGACGTCAGGCCGATCGGCGCGAGGGAGACCGGCGGGCGACTGCCGATCCCGACGGTGCGCCGGGGCAGGCCCGCGCCGCGCCGGTGCGCGATCTCGGCGATGCCATCGCCCGCTTGAAGTCGATCAGGAGCCGTTTGGCCCGCGCCATCGAAGCGTAG
- a CDS encoding aldehyde dehydrogenase family protein, producing the protein MPQLKDTYPLYLNNRAEQPNTDLAVTDKYTGEVAFRVAQADAETIDRAIAGAVNAAEPMAKLASYEKQDVLMHCVNRFKERFDELAYALCVEAGKPINDSEGEVTRLIDTFRIAAEESVRNYGEIMPLDISERAKGYSSMWKRYPIGPCSFISPFNFPLNLAAHKIAPALAVGCPFIIKPASKTPLGTIIIGEVLAECDVLPEGAFSVLPASRDGADLFTVDERLKLLSFTGSPAVGWELKARAGKKKVILELGGNAAVVVDHDADLDDALERIIFGAFYQSGQSCIGVQRIIIHEDVYDRFRKMLVEKTRTLVAGDPKDRDTFIGPMISEGEAERLKGWIDEAVAGGATLLTGGGLSRGNMLEATLLENVHRDARALNDEAFGPLAILQKFGTFDEALAEVNRSQFGLQAGIFTRDLFKMFDAWDRLEVGGIVINDVPSYRVDNMPYGGVKDSGLGREGIRFAMEDMSEIRNLIVRRT; encoded by the coding sequence ATGCCCCAACTCAAAGACACATACCCGCTCTACCTCAACAACCGGGCCGAGCAGCCCAACACGGATCTGGCGGTGACCGACAAGTATACCGGCGAGGTCGCGTTCCGGGTCGCGCAGGCCGATGCCGAGACGATCGACCGGGCGATCGCCGGGGCGGTGAACGCCGCCGAACCGATGGCGAAACTTGCCAGCTACGAAAAGCAGGATGTGCTGATGCACTGCGTCAATCGCTTCAAGGAGCGGTTCGACGAGCTCGCCTATGCGCTGTGTGTCGAGGCCGGCAAGCCGATCAACGACAGCGAGGGCGAGGTCACCCGGCTGATCGACACCTTCCGCATCGCCGCCGAGGAATCGGTGCGCAATTACGGCGAGATCATGCCGCTCGACATCTCCGAGCGCGCGAAAGGCTATTCCTCGATGTGGAAGCGCTATCCGATCGGGCCGTGCAGCTTCATTTCGCCCTTCAACTTCCCGCTCAATCTCGCCGCGCACAAGATTGCCCCCGCGCTCGCGGTCGGATGCCCGTTCATCATCAAGCCCGCTTCCAAGACCCCGCTGGGCACGATCATCATCGGCGAAGTCTTGGCCGAGTGCGACGTGCTGCCGGAGGGCGCGTTTTCGGTGCTGCCCGCCAGCCGCGACGGCGCGGACCTGTTCACCGTGGACGAACGGCTCAAACTGCTGAGCTTCACCGGCTCGCCCGCCGTCGGCTGGGAGCTGAAGGCGCGTGCGGGCAAGAAGAAGGTGATCCTCGAGCTCGGCGGCAATGCGGCTGTGGTGGTCGATCACGACGCCGATCTCGACGACGCGCTCGAACGGATCATCTTCGGCGCGTTCTACCAGTCGGGCCAGTCCTGCATCGGGGTGCAGCGGATCATCATCCACGAGGACGTGTACGACCGCTTCAGGAAAATGCTGGTCGAAAAGACCAGAACGCTCGTCGCGGGCGATCCCAAGGATCGCGACACCTTCATCGGCCCGATGATCTCGGAGGGAGAGGCGGAGCGGCTCAAGGGCTGGATCGACGAGGCCGTGGCAGGCGGCGCGACGCTGCTGACTGGCGGCGGATTGTCGCGCGGCAACATGCTGGAGGCGACGCTGCTCGAGAACGTGCACCGCGACGCCCGCGCCTTGAACGACGAAGCCTTCGGCCCGCTGGCGATCCTGCAGAAATTCGGCACCTTCGACGAAGCGCTGGCCGAGGTGAACCGCTCGCAATTCGGGCTGCAGGCGGGAATCTTCACCCGCGACCTGTTCAAGATGTTCGACGCGTGGGACCGGCTCGAAGTCGGCGGGATCGTCATCAACGACGTGCCCAGCTACCGGGTCGACAACATGCCTTATGGCGGGGTGAAGGATTCCGGCCTCGGCCGCGAAGGCATCCGCTTCGCGATGGAAGACATGAGCGAGATCCGGAACCTGATTGTAAGGCGGACTTGA
- the plsX gene encoding phosphate acyltransferase PlsX, translating to MNLPRIALDAMGGDEGVRVMVEGAALARRRHEGFKFLLVGDQKRIERALDTHPGMRGASEILHCEDVVGGDELPSRAIRRAKTTSMGLTVNAVKQGDAGAAVSAGNTGALMAMSKIALRTMPGIDRPALAALMPTLEPHDVVMLDLGANTEADARNLVQYAVMGAAYSRIVNGFDKPVVRLLNIGTEEIKGTEALREAAARLQAATSQPDGGPALEFGGFVESDKINRGETHVVVTDGFSGNIALKAIEGSARFVTDLLKQAFTSSLRSKLGFLVSRPATELLRHHLDPNNHNGAVFLGLNGVVVKSHGSANANGVANAVNVTASLLENNLTARIEQDLAELGEQALRENGTVASGMSESDEPGSEAAE from the coding sequence ATGAACCTGCCGCGTATCGCTCTTGATGCGATGGGCGGCGACGAGGGCGTGCGCGTGATGGTCGAGGGCGCGGCGCTCGCCCGTCGTCGGCACGAAGGGTTCAAGTTTCTCCTGGTCGGCGACCAGAAACGGATCGAACGCGCGCTCGATACGCACCCGGGCATGCGCGGGGCTTCCGAAATCCTGCATTGCGAAGACGTGGTCGGCGGTGACGAGCTGCCGAGCCGCGCGATTCGCCGGGCCAAGACCACCTCGATGGGTCTCACCGTCAATGCCGTGAAACAGGGCGATGCCGGGGCCGCGGTGAGCGCGGGCAACACCGGCGCGCTGATGGCGATGAGCAAGATCGCGCTGCGCACGATGCCGGGCATCGATCGCCCCGCGCTCGCCGCGCTGATGCCCACGCTGGAGCCGCACGATGTGGTGATGCTCGATCTCGGCGCCAATACCGAGGCCGACGCGCGCAACCTTGTGCAATACGCGGTGATGGGCGCGGCCTATTCGCGGATCGTCAACGGGTTCGACAAGCCGGTCGTCCGCCTGCTCAACATCGGCACCGAGGAAATCAAGGGCACCGAAGCGCTGCGCGAGGCGGCGGCGCGGCTGCAGGCCGCGACCAGCCAGCCCGATGGCGGCCCGGCGCTCGAATTCGGCGGCTTCGTCGAATCCGACAAGATCAATCGCGGCGAAACCCACGTGGTGGTGACCGACGGATTCTCGGGCAATATCGCGCTCAAGGCGATCGAGGGTTCGGCGCGGTTTGTGACCGACCTGCTCAAGCAGGCTTTCACCAGCTCGCTGCGTTCCAAGCTCGGGTTCCTGGTCTCGCGCCCGGCGACCGAGCTGCTGCGCCATCATCTCGATCCCAACAACCACAACGGCGCGGTGTTTCTCGGGCTCAACGGCGTGGTGGTGAAAAGCCACGGCAGCGCGAACGCGAACGGCGTGGCCAATGCCGTGAACGTCACCGCCAGCCTGCTCGAAAATAACCTCACCGCGCGGATCGAACAGGACCTCGCGGAACTCGGCGAACAGGCGCTGCGCGAAAACGGCACGGTGGCGTCCGGCATGTCCGAATCCGACGAACCCGGCAGCGAGGCTGCGGAGTGA
- a CDS encoding acetolactate synthase large subunit — MSDTPNQTRKASDLLVECLEAEGVEYIFGVPGEENLDLLESLADSSIKLVLTRHEQGAGFMAATYGRHTGKAGVCLATLGPGATNLVTAMAYGQLGGMPMLAITGQKPIKHSKQGRFQILDVVDMMGPLTKFTHQLASGDNIPSRVREAFRLAEEEKPGAVHLELPEDIATEETDSRPIPASQARRPSAEAKAVRQAVEAIEAAKAPVLVVAAGANRRMTCKMLREFVEKTGIPFVTTQMGKGVLDERHPLFLGCAALSSGDFCHRAIEDADLVINVGHDVIEKPPFFMTDAFEGDARGQTDKVVHISNTTAEVDPVYFPQIEVIGDIANAIWQIKEAVTPQETWDFTRMLEYRQAEHAHSTPLEEDERFPIFPPHLVWQVRRAMPEDGIICLDNGIYKIWFARNYTAYRPNTVLLDNALASMGAGLPSAMMSAMLYPDRRVMAICGDGGFMMNSQELETAVRLGLNLTVLILRDDAYGMIRWKQKNMGFEDYGLKFGNPDFVEYAASYGAHGHRVTSSEHLADVLAQAGEGGGVHVIDCPVDYSENDRILNHEIKELSAAL; from the coding sequence ATGTCCGACACTCCGAACCAGACCAGAAAGGCGTCCGACCTGCTGGTCGAATGCCTCGAAGCCGAAGGGGTCGAATACATCTTCGGGGTGCCGGGCGAAGAAAACCTCGACCTGCTCGAAAGCCTGGCGGATTCTTCGATAAAGCTGGTGCTGACCCGGCACGAGCAGGGCGCGGGCTTCATGGCCGCAACCTACGGACGGCACACCGGCAAGGCGGGCGTGTGCCTCGCGACGCTCGGCCCGGGCGCGACCAATCTGGTGACCGCGATGGCGTATGGCCAGCTGGGCGGGATGCCGATGCTGGCGATCACCGGGCAGAAACCGATCAAGCATTCGAAACAGGGCCGATTCCAGATTCTCGACGTGGTCGACATGATGGGACCGCTGACCAAGTTCACCCATCAGCTGGCAAGCGGCGACAACATTCCCAGCCGGGTGCGCGAGGCGTTCCGGCTGGCCGAGGAGGAAAAGCCCGGCGCGGTACATCTCGAACTGCCCGAGGATATCGCGACCGAGGAGACCGACAGCCGCCCGATCCCGGCGAGCCAGGCGCGCCGCCCCTCGGCCGAAGCCAAGGCGGTGCGGCAGGCGGTCGAGGCGATCGAAGCCGCGAAGGCTCCGGTGCTGGTGGTCGCGGCGGGCGCGAACCGGCGGATGACCTGCAAGATGCTGCGCGAATTCGTCGAGAAGACCGGTATCCCGTTCGTTACCACGCAGATGGGCAAGGGTGTGCTCGACGAACGGCACCCGCTGTTCCTGGGCTGCGCGGCGCTGTCTTCGGGCGATTTCTGCCACCGCGCGATCGAGGACGCGGACCTCGTCATCAATGTCGGCCACGACGTGATCGAAAAGCCGCCGTTCTTCATGACCGATGCGTTCGAGGGCGATGCGCGCGGACAGACCGACAAGGTCGTCCACATCTCGAACACCACCGCCGAAGTCGATCCGGTCTATTTCCCGCAAATCGAGGTGATTGGCGATATTGCCAACGCGATCTGGCAGATCAAGGAAGCGGTGACGCCGCAGGAGACGTGGGACTTCACCCGCATGCTCGAATATCGCCAGGCCGAACACGCGCATTCCACGCCGCTGGAAGAGGACGAGCGGTTCCCGATCTTTCCGCCGCATCTGGTGTGGCAGGTGCGCCGCGCAATGCCCGAGGACGGCATCATCTGCCTCGACAACGGGATCTACAAAATCTGGTTCGCGCGCAATTACACTGCGTATCGGCCCAATACCGTGCTGCTCGACAACGCGCTGGCGAGCATGGGCGCGGGGTTGCCGAGCGCGATGATGAGCGCGATGCTCTACCCCGATCGCCGGGTGATGGCGATCTGCGGCGACGGTGGGTTCATGATGAATTCGCAGGAGCTGGAAACCGCCGTGCGGCTGGGGCTGAACCTGACCGTGCTGATCTTGCGCGACGATGCCTACGGCATGATCCGCTGGAAACAGAAAAACATGGGGTTCGAGGATTACGGCCTCAAATTCGGCAATCCCGATTTCGTCGAATACGCGGCCAGCTACGGCGCGCACGGCCACCGGGTGACCAGCAGCGAACACCTCGCCGATGTGCTCGCCCAGGCCGGCGAGGGCGGGGGCGTGCACGTGATCGATTGCCCGGTCGACTATTCGGAGAACGACCGCATCCTGAACCACGAGATCAAGGAACTGAGCGCGGCGCTGTAG
- a CDS encoding S24 family peptidase has protein sequence MNQTADNLPKGPRKRLLELSQERGASLKSLSEMLDRNPSYLQQFITKGSPKKLEEQDRRTLARFFGVAEVELGAVKDNSYIDAVSKPSRDDWVEVPRLDIGASAGPGALPSGEAVFDAFRFSRRWLAEQGFEGAQLSAITVEGDSMEPLLNDGDEILVDRAPHPFRDGVHVVRMGDTLMVKRVASAGSGRLALLSQNLAYPPVSVETEDVEIIGRVVWKGGRI, from the coding sequence ATGAACCAAACCGCAGACAACTTGCCCAAAGGCCCGCGCAAGCGGTTGCTCGAACTGTCGCAGGAGCGCGGCGCGAGCCTCAAGAGCCTGTCCGAGATGCTCGACCGAAACCCGAGCTATCTCCAGCAATTCATTACCAAGGGTTCGCCCAAGAAGCTGGAGGAGCAGGACCGGCGCACGCTGGCGCGGTTCTTCGGCGTGGCGGAGGTGGAACTGGGTGCGGTTAAGGATAATTCCTATATTGACGCAGTGTCCAAGCCGAGTCGCGACGACTGGGTCGAGGTTCCGCGGCTCGATATCGGCGCATCGGCGGGGCCGGGCGCACTACCTAGCGGCGAAGCGGTGTTCGACGCCTTTCGCTTCTCGCGCCGCTGGCTGGCCGAGCAGGGCTTCGAAGGCGCGCAACTGTCCGCAATCACTGTCGAGGGGGACTCGATGGAGCCGCTGCTCAACGACGGCGACGAGATCCTCGTCGACCGCGCCCCGCACCCGTTCCGCGACGGCGTGCATGTCGTGCGCATGGGCGACACGCTGATGGTCAAACGCGTCGCCAGCGCCGGGAGCGGTCGGCTGGCGCTACTCTCGCAAAACCTCGCCTACCCGCCGGTGAGCGTCGAGACGGAGGATGTGGAGATTATCGGGCGGGTGGTTTGGAAGGGGGGGCGGATATAA
- the rpmF gene encoding 50S ribosomal protein L32: MAVPKRKVSPHRRGNRRAHDSLKVEAHHECSNCGELKRPHNLCPHCGYYNGREVVAVGL; this comes from the coding sequence ATGGCTGTCCCCAAGAGAAAAGTATCGCCCCATCGCCGCGGCAATCGCCGGGCACATGATTCGCTCAAGGTCGAAGCGCATCACGAGTGCTCGAACTGTGGCGAACTGAAGCGCCCGCACAATCTGTGCCCGCACTGCGGCTATTACAACGGCCGCGAGGTCGTCGCCGTCGGCCTTTAG
- a CDS encoding beta-ketoacyl-ACP synthase III, with the protein MTGSRLLGTGSALPERVVTNDELAARIDTSDEWIVERTGIRQRHIAGVGETTATLATSAARAALDDAGLTPADIDIIILATATPDNTFPATATKVQNALGCNGGIAFDVAAVCSGFLYAIATADSLLKTGMGSRALVIGAETFSRILDWEDRTTCVLFGDGAGAVVLAAPEPEAGEDGDAPGVLATRLHADGAQHDLLYVDGGPSTTQTVGHLRMRGREVFRHAVVNLADVLNEVLEDAGISADDIDWVVPHQANARILDATARKLGIPAEKVIVTVDRHANTSAASVPLALDVARRDGRIKPGDLVMLEAMGGGFTWGATLLRV; encoded by the coding sequence GTGACAGGCTCGCGGCTGCTGGGGACCGGTTCGGCGCTGCCCGAACGGGTGGTTACCAACGACGAGCTCGCAGCGCGGATCGATACCAGCGACGAATGGATCGTCGAACGGACCGGCATCCGTCAGCGACACATCGCTGGTGTGGGCGAAACGACTGCCACGCTTGCGACATCGGCGGCGCGTGCCGCGCTCGACGACGCGGGCCTGACGCCCGCCGATATCGATATCATCATCCTCGCTACCGCCACGCCCGACAACACCTTCCCCGCCACCGCGACCAAGGTCCAGAACGCGCTTGGCTGCAACGGCGGGATCGCGTTCGATGTAGCGGCGGTCTGCTCGGGATTTCTCTACGCGATCGCGACCGCCGATTCGCTGCTGAAAACGGGCATGGGCAGTCGTGCGCTGGTGATAGGTGCCGAAACTTTCAGCCGAATTCTCGATTGGGAGGATCGCACCACTTGCGTACTGTTCGGCGACGGGGCCGGGGCGGTGGTACTCGCTGCGCCGGAGCCGGAGGCGGGTGAAGATGGCGATGCACCGGGCGTGCTTGCCACTCGTCTCCACGCCGACGGAGCGCAGCACGATCTGCTGTATGTCGATGGCGGGCCGTCGACCACGCAGACGGTCGGTCACCTGCGCATGAGGGGCCGCGAAGTGTTCCGCCATGCGGTCGTCAACCTCGCCGATGTTCTCAACGAAGTGCTTGAAGATGCAGGAATTTCAGCGGACGATATCGACTGGGTCGTGCCGCATCAGGCCAACGCGCGGATCCTCGATGCGACCGCCCGCAAGCTCGGCATCCCGGCCGAGAAGGTGATTGTCACGGTCGATCGCCACGCCAACACCTCGGCCGCCTCGGTCCCGCTCGCGCTCGATGTTGCGCGCCGCGATGGACGGATCAAGCCCGGCGATCTGGTGATGCTCGAAGCGATGGGCGGCGGCTTCACCTGGGGCGCCACGCTGCTGCGGGTCTGA
- a CDS encoding integration host factor subunit alpha: MMRSVGTLTRADLAETINRKMGFSRAESLDLVEAILDKMSDALAAGENVKISGFGSFVLRDKNQRIGRNPKTGVEVPITPRRVMTFRASQLLKERIAKGA, encoded by the coding sequence ATGATGCGTTCGGTGGGCACACTCACGAGAGCCGATCTGGCGGAAACGATCAACCGCAAGATGGGTTTCAGCCGGGCGGAATCGCTCGATCTGGTAGAGGCAATCCTCGACAAGATGAGCGACGCGCTGGCTGCGGGCGAGAACGTCAAGATTTCCGGCTTCGGCAGCTTCGTGCTGCGCGACAAGAACCAGCGGATCGGACGCAATCCGAAAACCGGCGTCGAAGTTCCGATCACGCCGCGCCGGGTCATGACGTTCCGTGCGAGCCAGCTGCTCAAGGAACGGATAGCCAAAGGCGCATAA
- a CDS encoding IS1595 family transposase gives MKTKPQTIAQFFKRFPNDEACLQHLFDVRFGQGHECPKCKRASKWFRIKAERAFSCQWCGHHLHPTVGTPFEKSRTSLQLWFYAIFLFTTTRNGVAAKELQRQLGVTYKTAWRMADLIRKHMADVDGDKPIGGAGTIVEADETYIGGEARGKGSGYKKNKTIVFGMLERGGDVVTEVVPNRGINALVPTMLKHVDRNTEVHTDELGSYGYLSLEGYDHKRINHSKGEYVDANGVGVNSIEGFWAQLKRSISGTHIHVSGKHLWKYAKEAEYRFNRRHRPEVMFDELVETFQP, from the coding sequence ATGAAAACGAAACCTCAGACCATTGCTCAATTCTTCAAGCGCTTCCCGAATGACGAGGCTTGCTTGCAGCATCTTTTCGATGTTCGGTTTGGACAGGGGCACGAGTGCCCGAAGTGTAAGCGGGCCTCTAAGTGGTTCCGCATCAAGGCTGAGCGTGCGTTCTCGTGCCAATGGTGCGGCCACCACCTGCATCCGACCGTTGGCACTCCTTTTGAGAAGTCCCGCACGTCGCTTCAGCTTTGGTTCTATGCAATCTTTCTGTTCACCACCACGCGCAACGGTGTGGCCGCTAAGGAACTCCAGAGACAGCTAGGAGTGACCTATAAGACCGCATGGCGCATGGCTGATCTAATCCGCAAGCACATGGCCGATGTTGACGGTGACAAGCCAATTGGCGGCGCTGGCACCATCGTAGAGGCTGACGAGACTTACATCGGGGGCGAAGCGCGGGGCAAAGGCTCCGGCTACAAGAAAAACAAGACAATCGTATTCGGTATGCTTGAGCGCGGCGGCGATGTTGTCACCGAGGTTGTCCCCAATCGCGGGATCAACGCGCTGGTTCCGACCATGCTCAAGCATGTTGACCGCAACACGGAAGTCCACACTGACGAACTCGGTTCGTATGGCTACCTCTCGCTTGAAGGCTACGATCACAAGCGCATCAACCATAGCAAGGGCGAATACGTCGATGCAAACGGTGTAGGCGTGAACTCAATTGAGGGCTTTTGGGCGCAGTTGAAACGCTCGATCTCCGGCACTCACATTCACGTGAGCGGCAAGCACCTCTGGAAATACGCTAAGGAAGCGGAATACCGCTTTAATCGTCGTCACCGTCCTGAGGTGATGTTTGACGAGTTGGTTGAGACTTTCCAGCCATAG
- a CDS encoding MAPEG family protein: MMLLPVTLAAAAAAAILNVWLMVRVGRVRAAEKIFVGDEDNVNVIRRMRAHANFTENAPFVLILLAVIELSGRGDPWLAYVAGLFILGRVAHGFGMDGGALAKGRMIGTIISMLTLLGLAVVAVLIGLGVM; the protein is encoded by the coding sequence ATGATGCTCTTACCGGTGACGCTCGCAGCGGCGGCTGCCGCAGCGATTTTGAACGTCTGGCTGATGGTCCGCGTGGGGCGTGTGCGCGCGGCGGAAAAGATCTTTGTGGGCGACGAAGACAACGTGAACGTCATCCGCCGGATGCGCGCGCATGCCAACTTCACCGAGAACGCGCCGTTTGTCCTGATCCTTCTCGCGGTGATCGAACTGTCGGGCAGAGGCGACCCCTGGCTCGCCTATGTCGCCGGGCTGTTCATCCTCGGCCGGGTTGCGCACGGATTCGGGATGGACGGCGGAGCGCTCGCCAAGGGCCGGATGATCGGGACGATCATTTCGATGCTGACGCTGCTGGGGCTGGCGGTTGTTGCCGTCCTGATCGGGCTTGGGGTGATGTAG
- a CDS encoding MBL fold metallo-hydrolase, giving the protein MRAAIIPVTPLQQNCSLIWCTKTMKAALTDPGGDLDRLKEGVAKAGVTLEKILITHGHLDHCGQAGMLADELGLPIEGPHKGDLFWIEQLDNDGARYGMVAKSFEPTRWLEHGDTVTVGELTLDVIHCPGHTPGHVVFFHEPSRFAIVGDVLFQGSIGRTDFPRGNHQDLIDAITQRLWPLGEDVTFIPGHGPTSTFGQERKTNAFVSDYALA; this is encoded by the coding sequence ATGCGCGCCGCCATCATCCCGGTGACTCCGCTGCAGCAGAATTGCTCGCTGATCTGGTGCACCAAGACGATGAAGGCCGCGCTGACCGATCCGGGCGGCGATCTCGACCGGCTCAAGGAAGGCGTCGCCAAGGCGGGTGTGACGCTCGAGAAGATCCTCATCACCCATGGCCACCTGGATCATTGCGGGCAGGCGGGAATGCTGGCGGACGAGCTTGGCCTGCCGATCGAAGGGCCGCACAAGGGCGACCTGTTCTGGATCGAGCAGCTCGACAATGACGGCGCGCGCTATGGAATGGTGGCCAAGAGCTTCGAGCCGACCCGCTGGCTGGAGCATGGCGACACGGTGACGGTCGGCGAATTGACGCTCGACGTGATCCACTGCCCCGGCCACACGCCGGGGCACGTCGTGTTCTTCCACGAGCCGAGCCGGTTCGCGATCGTCGGCGATGTGCTGTTCCAGGGCTCGATCGGCCGCACCGATTTCCCGCGCGGCAACCACCAGGACCTGATCGACGCGATCACCCAGCGCCTGTGGCCGCTCGGCGAAGACGTGACGTTCATCCCGGGCCACGGCCCGACCAGCACGTTCGGGCAGGAGCGGAAGACGAATGCGTTTGTGTCGGATTATGCGTTGGCGTGA